From the genome of Muricauda sp. SCSIO 64092, one region includes:
- a CDS encoding YfcE family phosphodiesterase — protein sequence MKLAVISDIHDNIWNLQKALTMPQLQATEAMLCCGDLCSPFIIHLLGKAYTKPIHMVLGNNDGDVAAIIGNSMKYSNVHIHGEYFKSTLGGRTLAMNHYPNKARAIANNGGFDIVCYGHNHTMVNDEMVDNTLLINPGAIMGYHGGDLRDITATWLLLDTAQLKAEVYRIQTAY from the coding sequence ATGAAGCTTGCTGTAATTTCCGATATCCACGATAACATTTGGAACCTTCAAAAAGCCTTGACCATGCCTCAGCTGCAGGCTACGGAAGCCATGCTCTGTTGTGGTGACCTTTGTTCCCCGTTTATCATACATCTATTGGGTAAGGCATATACCAAACCCATTCATATGGTTTTGGGCAATAACGATGGGGATGTTGCGGCAATCATAGGCAATTCCATGAAGTATTCCAATGTTCATATTCATGGGGAATATTTTAAAAGTACCTTGGGTGGCCGTACCCTAGCGATGAACCACTATCCGAACAAAGCCAGGGCAATTGCCAATAATGGTGGATTCGATATTGTGTGCTATGGACATAACCATACTATGGTAAACGATGAAATGGTGGATAATACCCTGTTGATCAATCCCGGGGCCATTATGGGGTACCATGGAGGGGATTTAAGGGATATCACTGCAACATGGTTGCTACTGGACACGGCGCAATTAAAAGCGGAAGTGTATCGCATCCAAACAGCTTACTAA